From the Micromonospora lupini genome, one window contains:
- a CDS encoding VOC family protein gives MTITFINLPVRDLLIAAEFYRALGFTTGHTEPDGDTMALTVSDSTRLLLHVRSAFEAYTGVPATDPATSREVIVGLSAESRERVDELVDRAVVAGGESLGAGSTNGPMYMRGFRDLDGHQWSFLHLAG, from the coding sequence ATGACCATCACGTTCATCAACCTGCCGGTGCGCGACCTGCTGATTGCCGCCGAGTTCTACCGGGCGCTGGGCTTCACCACCGGCCACACCGAGCCGGACGGGGACACCATGGCGCTCACCGTGTCCGACAGCACCCGACTGCTGCTGCACGTCCGCTCGGCCTTCGAGGCGTACACGGGTGTGCCCGCCACGGACCCGGCGACCAGCCGGGAGGTCATCGTGGGCCTGTCGGCGGAGAGCCGCGAACGAGTCGACGAGTTGGTCGACCGGGCGGTGGTGGCCGGCGGCGAGTCGCTCGGGGCGGGGAGCACCAACGGGCCCATGTACATGCGCGGATTCCGCGACCTGGACGGCCACCAGTGGTCGTTCCTGCACCTCGCCGGCTGA
- a CDS encoding peptidoglycan recognition protein family protein — MHVDHSEVDRRTLLRAGLGAATVAVVGSELAFSGAAQAAPGTDLDWIISCDEWAARPPKDPLSVSAIATNKIIVHHMAFPNVTDYSREQAVKLAHDCQDLHIDGNGWSDTGQHFTVSRGGYVLEGRRGSLERLEAGDRQMISAHCPGENGRAIGIENEGTYVTETPPEALTDSLVKLCVTICRQYGLHAFDIFGHWDFRTTDCPGAAFYRQFPALRRRVHAALGTKPGDVPARRWPDLWRFVNSPSVRVVQHLLAYRGYAVTVSGTFDAATVAAVQDWQARNGIAVDVDATLTTPTWETLVPELDQHAAGAPVTAVQEILATKGYAVTVTGAYDHATRRAVQDLQALHGLPRNGKLSTSTWCTVVGGTVRQSFTHH; from the coding sequence ATGCACGTCGACCATTCCGAAGTGGACCGCCGAACGCTGCTGCGTGCCGGTCTCGGCGCGGCCACGGTCGCCGTCGTCGGAAGCGAACTCGCCTTTTCGGGCGCGGCGCAGGCCGCTCCCGGCACCGACCTGGACTGGATCATCAGCTGCGACGAGTGGGCCGCCCGCCCGCCGAAGGACCCGCTGTCGGTAAGCGCCATCGCCACCAACAAGATCATCGTGCATCACATGGCGTTCCCGAACGTCACCGACTACTCCCGCGAGCAGGCGGTCAAGCTGGCCCACGACTGCCAGGACCTGCACATCGACGGCAACGGCTGGTCGGACACCGGCCAGCACTTCACGGTGAGCCGTGGCGGCTACGTGCTGGAGGGCCGCCGGGGCAGCCTGGAACGCCTCGAAGCGGGCGACCGCCAGATGATCTCGGCGCACTGCCCGGGCGAGAACGGCCGGGCCATCGGCATCGAGAACGAGGGCACCTACGTCACCGAGACGCCGCCGGAGGCGCTTACCGACTCGCTGGTCAAGCTCTGCGTGACGATCTGTCGGCAGTACGGGCTGCACGCCTTCGACATCTTCGGCCACTGGGACTTCCGCACCACCGACTGCCCGGGCGCGGCCTTCTATCGGCAGTTCCCGGCGCTGCGGCGGCGGGTCCACGCGGCCCTCGGCACGAAGCCGGGTGACGTGCCGGCCCGCCGCTGGCCGGACCTGTGGCGGTTCGTCAACTCGCCGTCGGTCCGGGTGGTGCAGCACCTGCTGGCCTACCGGGGCTACGCCGTGACCGTCAGCGGCACGTTCGACGCCGCGACCGTGGCGGCCGTGCAGGACTGGCAGGCCCGCAACGGCATCGCCGTGGACGTGGACGCCACGCTCACCACGCCCACCTGGGAGACCCTGGTGCCGGAGTTGGACCAGCACGCCGCGGGCGCGCCGGTCACGGCCGTCCAGGAGATCCTCGCCACCAAGGGGTACGCGGTCACCGTCACCGGGGCGTACGACCACGCCACCCGCAGGGCCGTGCAGGACCTTCAGGCGCTGCACGGGCTGCCCCGCAACGGCAAGCTCAGCACGAGCACGTGGTGCACGGTCGTCGGCGGCACGGTCCGCCAGTCGTTCACGCACCACTGA
- a CDS encoding nitrilase-related carbon-nitrogen hydrolase produces MMTIVATLLSGLLWLGGSGLHPVAALTWLAPVPLILASVRIRPRTALGATVLAWSIGQLGMAGYYLDTLRLPVPAVAGVLGLGLGLAGGTVLLARELLLRGRTVTAVLAVPSLWVLGEYAASRLFPNGAWWSLAYSQADVRPVIQVTALTGVWGVTYLLLAVPIALAALLGGVRRTPVSRLGSQRAAVACLLALLVGAGAWSAWSLNRSPETAAPLTVGLVALRQPEDGLPIDEPAGRDLLTRYAPRVASLADRGARVVVLPEKVFAVTDSTLPLLVDALRQTEARVVVGAVLRRAGTAYNVALVLDPSGTVTTYTKQHLVPGLEDWLTPGDEALVDGRFGVAICKDLDFPGLVRRYRAQGATVLLVPALDFSSDGWLHARMTLVRGVENGLTVVRAAGLGRLTVTDPNGRVVGEATAGDAELLVTVASTTGWGTVYSRTGDWFPLFSVALLVIAVGGVRRRSATGGSGGQRSTMVTAHRVRARNRCG; encoded by the coding sequence ATGATGACGATCGTCGCCACGCTCCTCAGCGGCCTGCTCTGGCTCGGTGGTTCCGGGCTGCATCCCGTCGCCGCGCTGACCTGGCTCGCCCCGGTTCCGCTGATCCTCGCCTCGGTGCGGATACGCCCGCGCACCGCACTCGGCGCGACGGTCCTCGCCTGGTCGATCGGTCAGCTCGGCATGGCGGGGTACTACCTCGACACCCTGCGCCTACCGGTCCCCGCGGTGGCCGGTGTGCTCGGGCTCGGCCTCGGCCTGGCGGGCGGCACGGTTCTGCTCGCCCGAGAGCTGTTGCTGCGCGGGCGCACCGTGACCGCCGTGCTCGCCGTGCCGTCCCTGTGGGTACTTGGCGAATACGCCGCGTCCCGCCTGTTCCCGAACGGCGCGTGGTGGAGCCTCGCCTACTCGCAGGCCGACGTCCGGCCGGTCATCCAGGTGACCGCCCTGACCGGCGTCTGGGGCGTCACCTACCTGCTGCTCGCCGTCCCGATCGCCCTCGCCGCCCTGCTCGGCGGCGTGCGGCGAACCCCAGTCAGTCGGCTCGGCAGCCAGCGAGCCGCCGTCGCCTGCCTGCTCGCCCTCCTGGTCGGCGCCGGCGCGTGGTCGGCCTGGTCGCTGAACCGTTCCCCGGAGACGGCCGCGCCGCTGACCGTCGGCCTGGTCGCCCTGAGGCAGCCCGAGGACGGGCTCCCGATCGACGAACCGGCCGGCCGTGACCTGCTCACCCGCTATGCTCCGCGGGTCGCGAGCCTGGCTGACCGCGGGGCGCGCGTCGTCGTGCTGCCGGAGAAGGTGTTCGCCGTGACGGATTCGACGCTTCCGCTGCTCGTGGACGCGCTCCGGCAGACCGAGGCCCGGGTGGTAGTCGGCGCGGTGCTCCGACGGGCCGGCACGGCGTACAACGTAGCGCTGGTGCTGGACCCGTCCGGGACGGTCACGACGTACACCAAACAGCACCTGGTCCCCGGCCTTGAGGACTGGCTGACGCCTGGTGACGAGGCGCTCGTGGACGGGCGGTTCGGCGTCGCGATCTGCAAGGACCTTGACTTTCCGGGCCTGGTCCGACGGTATCGGGCGCAGGGTGCCACCGTGCTGCTCGTCCCCGCCCTGGACTTCAGCTCGGACGGCTGGCTGCACGCTCGGATGACCCTTGTCCGTGGCGTGGAGAACGGGCTCACCGTGGTCCGCGCCGCCGGGCTCGGCCGGCTGACGGTCACCGACCCCAACGGCAGAGTGGTGGGTGAGGCCACCGCCGGTGACGCGGAGTTGCTGGTCACCGTCGCTTCGACGACCGGGTGGGGCACGGTCTACTCGCGTACCGGGGATTGGTTTCCGTTGTTCTCTGTGGCCCTGTTGGTCATCGCTGTGGGTGGCGTGCGGCGGCGGTCCGCTACCGGTGGTTCCGGTGGGCAACGGTCCACGATGGTCACAGCACACCGAGTACGTGCCCGCAACCGGTGCGGGTGA
- the dinB gene encoding DNA polymerase IV → MSPDAHILHADLDAFYASVEQRDDPRLRGRPVIVGGGVVLAASYEAKARGVRSAMGGQQARRLCPDAIVVPPRMAAYTQASRAVFEIFRQTTPLVEGLSIDEAFLDVGGLRRLVGTPADIAERLRREVRDQVHLPITVGVARTKFLAKVASGVAKPDGLLVVAPDAEVAFLHPLPVERLWGVGPVNAAKLRERRIRTVGEVARLGEAALVSLLGAGAGRHLHALAHNSDPRSVQVGRRRGSMGAQHALSRTPHAPAELDAILAGLVDRVTRRMRSAGRSGRTVVLRLRFGDYTRATRSHTVRKATADTTPLLAAARALLRAALPEIDRRGVTLIGVSVGNLDDNPVQPELPFDADTGADLDAAVDAVRDRFGSAALTRAVLLGRDPGVEMPLLPD, encoded by the coding sequence GTGTCGCCAGACGCCCACATCCTGCACGCCGACCTGGACGCCTTCTACGCGTCGGTCGAGCAACGCGACGATCCGCGCCTGCGGGGGCGCCCGGTGATCGTTGGCGGTGGCGTGGTGCTCGCCGCCAGTTACGAGGCGAAGGCGCGGGGCGTGCGCAGCGCGATGGGCGGCCAGCAGGCGCGCCGGCTGTGCCCGGACGCGATAGTGGTGCCGCCCCGGATGGCGGCGTACACGCAGGCCAGCCGGGCGGTGTTCGAGATCTTCCGGCAGACCACCCCGCTGGTCGAGGGGCTCTCCATCGACGAGGCGTTCCTCGACGTGGGCGGCCTGCGGCGGCTTGTCGGCACGCCGGCCGACATCGCCGAGAGGCTGCGCCGGGAGGTCCGCGACCAGGTCCACCTGCCGATCACCGTGGGCGTGGCTCGGACGAAGTTCCTGGCGAAGGTGGCCAGCGGGGTGGCGAAGCCGGACGGGCTGCTTGTCGTCGCCCCCGATGCCGAGGTGGCGTTCCTGCACCCGCTGCCGGTGGAACGGCTCTGGGGCGTCGGGCCGGTCAACGCCGCCAAGCTGCGGGAACGCCGGATCCGTACGGTCGGGGAGGTGGCGCGGCTCGGCGAGGCCGCGCTGGTGTCCCTGCTCGGGGCGGGCGCCGGCCGGCACCTGCACGCCCTGGCCCACAACAGCGACCCCCGGTCGGTGCAGGTGGGCCGCCGCCGGGGCTCGATGGGCGCGCAGCACGCGTTGAGTCGTACCCCGCACGCGCCTGCGGAGTTGGACGCCATCCTGGCCGGCCTGGTCGACCGGGTCACCCGACGGATGCGCTCGGCCGGACGGTCCGGGCGCACGGTGGTGCTGCGGCTGCGATTCGGCGACTACACCCGGGCCACCCGCTCGCACACCGTCCGCAAGGCGACCGCGGACACCACGCCGCTGCTGGCCGCCGCGCGGGCGCTGCTGCGGGCCGCGCTGCCGGAGATCGACAGGCGGGGCGTCACCCTGATCGGCGTCTCGGTGGGCAACCTCGACGACAACCCGGTGCAGCCGGAACTGCCGTTCGACGCCGACACCGGGGCCGACCTGGACGCCGCGGTCGACGCGGTGCGCGACCGGTTCGGCTCGGCGGCGCTCACCCGGGCGGTGCTCCTCGGCCGGGATCCGGGCGTCGAGATGCCGCTATTGCCGGACTGA
- a CDS encoding GNAT family N-acetyltransferase, producing MSPPRIRRRRAADLDGCVAALAEVHRVDRYPLNWPADPHRWLREPHPTRAWVAVDPAATIVGHVAVRRLPDPADGPLTGSSAEVSRLFVAPAARGSALGDALLGRARHWADGRGLRLVLEVVADSPAAVALYERTGWRCTGTGTASWTAPDGSPVSLRRYTVRSDATPAIAARRRASSPAASRSSAGSTTSTS from the coding sequence GTGAGCCCACCGCGCATCCGCCGCCGCCGTGCCGCCGACCTCGACGGCTGTGTCGCGGCGCTCGCCGAGGTTCACCGGGTCGACCGCTATCCGCTGAACTGGCCCGCCGACCCGCACCGCTGGCTGCGCGAGCCGCACCCGACGCGAGCCTGGGTCGCCGTCGACCCCGCCGCGACGATCGTCGGACACGTCGCGGTGCGTCGCCTGCCCGATCCGGCGGACGGGCCGCTCACCGGGTCGAGCGCCGAGGTCTCTCGGCTCTTCGTGGCGCCGGCCGCCCGAGGATCGGCGCTTGGCGACGCCCTGCTGGGCCGGGCGCGGCACTGGGCGGATGGGCGCGGACTGCGTCTGGTGCTCGAGGTGGTCGCCGACAGTCCCGCGGCCGTCGCCCTGTACGAGCGCACCGGATGGCGGTGCACGGGCACCGGCACGGCATCGTGGACCGCCCCGGACGGCAGCCCGGTGTCGCTGCGGCGTTACACCGTGCGCTCCGACGCCACCCCGGCCATCGCCGCCAGACGGCGGGCGAGCAGTCCGGCGGCCTCCCGCAGCTCCGCGGGCTCCACCACCTCCACCTCGTAG
- a CDS encoding FMN-binding glutamate synthase family protein, which produces MTWARRAVPAVAAAVAALAARDLIQRDHALLRNFPVLGRARYLLEAVGPELRQYIVAGNNEERPFTRDQRRWVYASAKQENNYFGFGTDNDIEFTPGYPIIKHRTFGRAVPPSSPTAGHDVRLPCAKVLGAARGRARAFRPESVVNISGMSFGSLSGNAITALNKGAALAGCLQNTGEGGLSPYHRNGGELVFQLGTAYFGCRDEHGRFSLDRLKDLVADAPVRALEIKLSQGAKPSLGGLLPGAKVSAEIAATRGIPAGQDCVSPSRHAEFSDCDSLLDWVELLAAETGLPVGIKSAVGDLSFWQELASLMRDTGRGVDFVTVDGGEGGTGAAPLIFTDSVSLPFQQGFSRVYKVFAEHDLHEQVVFVGSGKLGLPDNAIVAFALGCDMVNVGREAMLSIGCIQAQKCHTDSCPTGVATQNAWLARGLDPTLKSVRAANYLGTLRRDLTKVAEACGVEHPGLIGTDAVEILDGRTGSTPLHQVYGYRPHWGLPSPADQKEIIRLMTPEVPRGSSAPPSATAVG; this is translated from the coding sequence ATGACATGGGCCCGTCGAGCCGTACCCGCCGTCGCCGCCGCCGTCGCGGCACTCGCCGCGCGGGATCTGATCCAGCGCGACCACGCGCTGCTGCGCAACTTCCCGGTGCTCGGCCGCGCCCGGTACCTGCTGGAGGCCGTCGGGCCGGAGCTGCGGCAGTACATCGTGGCCGGCAACAACGAGGAACGCCCGTTCACCCGCGACCAGCGCCGCTGGGTGTACGCCTCGGCGAAGCAGGAGAACAACTACTTCGGCTTCGGCACGGACAACGACATCGAGTTCACGCCCGGGTACCCGATCATCAAGCACCGCACGTTCGGCCGGGCCGTGCCGCCGTCGTCCCCGACTGCCGGGCACGACGTACGGCTACCGTGCGCGAAGGTGCTCGGCGCGGCGCGGGGGCGGGCACGCGCGTTCCGTCCGGAGTCGGTGGTCAACATCTCCGGCATGAGCTTCGGTTCGCTGTCCGGCAACGCCATCACCGCCCTGAACAAGGGGGCCGCGCTCGCCGGCTGCCTGCAGAACACCGGCGAGGGTGGCCTGTCGCCGTACCACCGCAACGGCGGTGAGCTGGTCTTCCAGCTCGGCACGGCGTACTTCGGCTGCCGCGACGAGCACGGCCGTTTCAGCCTCGACCGACTGAAGGACCTGGTCGCCGACGCGCCCGTCCGGGCCTTGGAGATCAAGCTGAGCCAGGGTGCCAAACCGAGCCTCGGCGGGCTGCTGCCCGGGGCGAAGGTGTCCGCCGAGATCGCCGCCACCCGGGGCATCCCGGCCGGTCAGGACTGCGTGAGCCCGTCGCGGCACGCCGAGTTCTCCGACTGTGACAGCCTGCTGGACTGGGTGGAGCTGCTGGCCGCCGAGACGGGCCTGCCCGTCGGCATCAAGTCTGCGGTCGGCGACCTGAGTTTCTGGCAGGAGCTGGCCAGCCTGATGCGGGACACCGGCCGGGGCGTCGACTTCGTCACCGTCGACGGCGGCGAGGGCGGCACCGGAGCCGCACCGCTGATCTTCACCGACTCGGTGTCGCTGCCGTTCCAACAGGGCTTCTCCCGGGTCTACAAGGTCTTCGCCGAACACGACCTGCACGAGCAGGTGGTGTTCGTCGGCAGCGGCAAGCTCGGCCTGCCGGACAACGCCATCGTGGCGTTCGCGCTCGGCTGCGACATGGTGAACGTGGGCCGGGAGGCGATGCTGTCGATCGGCTGCATCCAGGCGCAGAAGTGCCACACCGACTCCTGCCCCACCGGAGTGGCGACGCAGAACGCGTGGCTGGCCCGGGGCCTCGACCCGACGCTCAAGTCCGTCCGGGCCGCCAACTACCTGGGGACGCTACGCCGGGACCTGACCAAGGTCGCCGAGGCGTGCGGCGTGGAACACCCCGGCCTGATCGGCACGGACGCCGTGGAGATCCTGGACGGCCGCACCGGCTCCACCCCACTGCACCAGGTGTACGGCTACCGCCCGCACTGGGGTCTGCCCTCGCCGGCCGACCAGAAGGAGATCATCCGGCTGATGACCCCGGAGGTGCCCCGGGGCAGCAGCGCCCCTCCGTCGGCCACCGCCGTCGGCTGA
- a CDS encoding helix-turn-helix transcriptional regulator, producing the protein MTVEATTERVLRMLALLQRRSSWTAAELAAELGVTDRCVRRDVQRLRALGYPLHASAGVGGGYQLGAGTRLPPLLFDDEEAIATAVSLRLAAGGTVAGAGEAALRALTKLDQVMPARLRAEVRAVHGWTETLIGPVVEIDPELLVTLARACRDAVRVRFRYAGRDGGERERTVEPVRMVTTGRRWYLMAWDVDRDDWRTFRLDRMRATVATTWRFPARDHPDPIAFVQRSVTDAPYRYLARVRVHAPPERVREAVPPQVGRVEAGSDGWCLLVVGGDSLDWLAAHIARLRYEVEVVEPAELREAAGLLARRLAAMAGVASERTV; encoded by the coding sequence GTGACTGTGGAGGCGACGACGGAGCGGGTGCTGCGGATGCTGGCCCTGTTGCAGCGGCGGTCGTCGTGGACGGCCGCCGAGCTGGCCGCCGAGCTGGGTGTCACCGACCGCTGCGTGCGCCGTGACGTGCAACGGCTGCGCGCACTCGGCTATCCCCTCCACGCGTCGGCGGGCGTCGGCGGCGGCTACCAGCTCGGCGCGGGCACCCGGCTGCCGCCGTTGCTGTTCGACGACGAGGAGGCGATCGCCACGGCGGTCTCGCTGCGACTGGCGGCGGGGGGCACGGTCGCCGGGGCGGGCGAGGCGGCCCTGCGGGCGCTCACGAAACTCGACCAGGTGATGCCGGCGCGGCTGCGCGCCGAGGTGCGAGCGGTGCACGGCTGGACGGAGACGCTCATCGGCCCGGTGGTCGAGATCGACCCTGAGCTGCTGGTGACGCTCGCCCGCGCCTGTCGTGACGCGGTGCGGGTGCGGTTCCGCTACGCCGGCCGCGACGGCGGCGAGCGGGAGCGGACGGTCGAGCCGGTCCGGATGGTCACCACCGGCCGCCGCTGGTATCTGATGGCCTGGGACGTCGATCGCGACGACTGGCGTACGTTCCGCCTGGACCGGATGCGGGCCACGGTGGCGACGACCTGGCGCTTTCCGGCGCGTGACCATCCGGATCCGATCGCCTTCGTGCAGCGGTCCGTGACCGACGCTCCCTACCGCTATCTGGCCCGGGTGCGGGTGCACGCTCCGCCCGAGCGCGTGCGGGAGGCGGTCCCGCCGCAGGTGGGGCGCGTCGAGGCCGGCAGCGACGGCTGGTGCCTGCTCGTCGTCGGCGGCGACAGCCTGGACTGGCTCGCCGCGCACATCGCCCGCCTGCGCTACGAGGTGGAGGTGGTGGAGCCCGCGGAGCTGCGGGAGGCCGCCGGACTGCTCGCCCGCCGTCTGGCGGCGATGGCCGGGGTGGCGTCGGAGCGCACGGTGTAA
- a CDS encoding MFS transporter, which yields MTHLASRAPDPAIRRLSVTLYGYAFLSDLVLLYPLYVVLFADTGLSVGQISSLFVIWSAAGILFEVPSGAWADVVSRRLLLCLAPLVTAAGYALWVLVPSYPAFAVGFLLWGAGGALVSGALEALVWTELDRLGAVGRYARVLGRARTAGVLGVVVTGVLAGPVLAVGGYPVVGVASVLACLLAAAVATRFPEQAPPGTSGTSDDDGDLTWWDTLRAGVTQVRTRPPVRAAVLLVAVVAADWGALDEYTPLLAVDTGVGARAVPLLLLLLWAGVTVGGLLAPAGERLGRRGYAALLVLVAVALAGGALVRNPAGFVLLAVAFGAAQLATVLADARLQARITGSSRATVTSLAGMATDLLIIGTYAGYGLVATAAGNAVAFAAAAGAYLVVALVLLARRRRRPATSSAVAVGGVRGSG from the coding sequence ATGACCCACCTCGCCTCGCGCGCGCCCGACCCGGCGATCCGCCGGCTGTCGGTCACCCTCTACGGGTACGCGTTCCTCAGTGACCTCGTCCTGCTCTATCCGCTGTACGTCGTCCTCTTCGCCGACACCGGCCTGTCGGTGGGGCAGATCTCGTCACTCTTCGTCATCTGGTCAGCGGCCGGCATCCTGTTCGAGGTGCCGTCCGGCGCGTGGGCCGACGTGGTGTCGCGCCGGCTGCTGCTGTGCCTCGCCCCGCTGGTGACGGCCGCCGGTTACGCGCTCTGGGTGCTGGTGCCGTCGTACCCGGCCTTCGCGGTGGGGTTCCTGCTGTGGGGCGCCGGCGGGGCACTGGTCTCCGGCGCTCTGGAGGCACTGGTCTGGACCGAGCTGGACCGGCTCGGCGCCGTCGGTCGGTACGCCCGGGTGCTCGGTCGAGCCCGGACGGCGGGTGTGCTCGGCGTGGTGGTCACCGGGGTGCTGGCCGGCCCGGTGCTCGCCGTCGGCGGGTACCCGGTGGTCGGCGTGGCAAGCGTGCTGGCCTGCCTGCTCGCCGCCGCCGTCGCGACCCGCTTCCCCGAACAGGCCCCGCCGGGCACGTCCGGCACGTCGGACGACGACGGCGACCTGACCTGGTGGGACACGCTCCGGGCCGGCGTGACGCAGGTACGCACGCGGCCTCCCGTACGAGCGGCCGTGCTGCTTGTCGCGGTGGTGGCCGCCGACTGGGGCGCGCTCGACGAGTACACGCCGCTGCTGGCCGTGGACACCGGCGTCGGCGCGCGGGCCGTGCCGCTGCTGCTCCTGCTGCTGTGGGCCGGCGTGACCGTCGGTGGGCTGCTCGCCCCGGCGGGGGAGCGGCTGGGCCGTCGGGGTTACGCCGCGCTGCTCGTTCTGGTCGCCGTCGCGCTGGCCGGGGGCGCCCTCGTCCGGAACCCGGCCGGCTTCGTGTTGCTCGCGGTGGCGTTCGGTGCCGCGCAACTGGCCACCGTGCTGGCCGACGCGCGGTTGCAGGCCCGGATCACCGGCAGCAGTCGGGCCACCGTCACCTCGCTTGCCGGGATGGCCACCGACCTGCTGATCATCGGGACGTACGCCGGCTACGGTCTCGTCGCCACGGCGGCCGGTAACGCGGTGGCGTTCGCGGCGGCGGCCGGGGCGTACCTCGTCGTGGCGCTGGTGCTGCTGGCCCGCCGCCGGCGCCGCCCGGCCACCAGTAGCGCTGTCGCTGTGGGCGGCGTGCGCGGTTCGGGCTGA
- a CDS encoding GNAT family N-acetyltransferase — MLIRRETPADVDAIRAVHAAAFATTTGGGATVDTTPVQATPTQATPVEATLVDALRADEGWLPAYSLVATDSDGQVVGHVVATRGRVGGAPVALGLGPLGVLPGWQRRGVGTALMHAVLGAADARDEPLVVLLGHPEYYPRFGFRPAVELGVTPPQPWGPRYFMARPLSAWRESIRGEFRYARPFDDL; from the coding sequence GTGCTGATCAGACGCGAGACGCCCGCCGACGTCGACGCCATCCGGGCGGTACACGCCGCCGCCTTCGCCACGACCACGGGCGGGGGCGCGACGGTCGACACAACGCCGGTCCAGGCAACGCCCACCCAGGCAACGCCCGTCGAGGCGACGCTTGTCGACGCGCTGCGGGCCGATGAGGGCTGGCTGCCCGCGTACTCCCTGGTGGCGACCGATTCGGACGGCCAGGTGGTGGGGCACGTGGTGGCCACCCGCGGCCGGGTGGGCGGTGCGCCGGTGGCGTTGGGCCTGGGTCCGCTCGGGGTGCTGCCCGGCTGGCAGCGGCGCGGCGTCGGCACCGCGTTGATGCACGCGGTGCTCGGCGCGGCCGACGCCCGCGACGAACCCCTCGTGGTGCTGCTCGGGCATCCCGAGTACTACCCGCGCTTCGGGTTCCGGCCCGCCGTCGAGCTGGGCGTCACACCGCCGCAGCCGTGGGGTCCGCGGTACTTCATGGCCCGGCCGCTGAGCGCGTGGCGCGAGTCGATCCGGGGCGAGTTCCGCTACGCCCGCCCCTTCGACGACCTGTGA
- a CDS encoding YchJ family protein: MGRGTGGRRANATTGRVCPCGSGQAYAGCCSPVHDGAAQASTAEALMRSRFSAFALGDADYLLRSWHSSTRPARLELTPGQRWTRLEIVETERGGLLDATGSVTFHAHYREAGRPGTLTEHSRFVREDGRWVYLDGDQP; the protein is encoded by the coding sequence ATGGGCAGGGGTACGGGTGGCCGGCGGGCGAACGCGACGACCGGACGGGTCTGCCCGTGCGGCTCCGGCCAGGCGTACGCGGGCTGCTGCTCCCCGGTCCACGACGGCGCCGCCCAGGCGTCGACCGCCGAGGCGCTCATGCGTTCCCGGTTCAGCGCCTTCGCCCTCGGCGACGCCGACTACCTGCTGCGTAGTTGGCACTCGTCGACCCGGCCCGCTCGGCTGGAGCTCACCCCGGGGCAGCGGTGGACCCGGCTGGAGATCGTCGAGACCGAGCGCGGCGGCCTGCTCGACGCCACCGGCTCTGTGACGTTCCACGCCCACTACCGGGAGGCGGGTCGGCCGGGCACGCTCACCGAGCACAGCCGGTTCGTCCGCGAGGACGGCCGCTGGGTCTACCTCGACGGCGACCAGCCCTGA
- a CDS encoding VOC family protein, with protein MAREVQITFDAADPASLAAFWADVLDYELQGPPGDFDSWEAALDAMGVPPERRNDASAVVDPKGAGPRLFFQRVPEGKQAKNRVHLDVRAAPGLTGDDRMAALEAEAERLVARGATRLARHEPAPPLGAGHLVLADPEGNEFCLD; from the coding sequence ATGGCCCGCGAGGTGCAGATAACGTTCGACGCGGCCGACCCGGCCAGTCTGGCGGCGTTCTGGGCCGACGTCCTCGACTACGAGTTGCAGGGCCCACCCGGGGACTTCGACTCGTGGGAGGCCGCGCTGGACGCGATGGGCGTACCGCCGGAGCGACGTAACGACGCGTCGGCGGTGGTCGACCCCAAGGGCGCCGGGCCGCGCCTGTTCTTCCAGCGGGTGCCGGAGGGCAAGCAGGCCAAGAATCGCGTGCACCTCGACGTGCGGGCCGCCCCCGGGCTCACCGGTGACGACCGGATGGCGGCCCTGGAGGCGGAGGCCGAACGGCTCGTCGCCCGCGGCGCCACACGCCTCGCACGGCACGAGCCCGCTCCTCCGCTCGGCGCCGGCCACCTCGTGCTGGCCGACCCCGAGGGCAACGAGTTCTGCCTCGACTGA
- a CDS encoding transglycosylase family protein, producing MTSVHTPRHRRVTTRRVAVGTLAVGAVTGAVALFGPAAPAQAGVNWDAVAKCESGGNWKINTGNGYYGGLQFSQGTWAGYGGKKYAARADLASRGEQIAIAEKVLDRQGIGAWPTCGRKGGSSGGSATKSSTKSTPKSSTSTAPKDRSTAPKERSSRGDQPATRNHERTAPAAGGDTYVVKPGDTLSEIADSHRQAGGWQALYERNRQVIGADPGLILPGQRLAL from the coding sequence ATGACGTCTGTCCACACGCCCCGTCATCGACGGGTCACCACCCGCCGCGTCGCCGTCGGCACGCTTGCCGTCGGCGCGGTCACCGGCGCGGTCGCCCTCTTCGGCCCTGCGGCCCCGGCCCAGGCCGGTGTCAACTGGGACGCGGTCGCCAAGTGCGAGTCCGGCGGCAACTGGAAGATCAACACCGGTAACGGTTACTACGGCGGCCTGCAGTTCTCCCAGGGAACCTGGGCCGGCTACGGCGGCAAGAAGTACGCCGCCCGTGCCGACCTGGCCAGCCGCGGCGAGCAGATCGCCATCGCCGAGAAGGTGCTCGACCGGCAGGGCATCGGCGCGTGGCCGACCTGCGGCCGCAAGGGCGGCTCGTCGGGCGGCTCCGCCACGAAGTCCTCGACGAAGTCGACCCCGAAGTCGTCGACGTCCACAGCCCCGAAGGACCGGTCCACAGCCCCGAAGGAGCGGTCGTCGCGCGGCGACCAGCCGGCGACCCGCAACCACGAGCGCACCGCGCCCGCGGCCGGCGGCGACACGTACGTCGTCAAGCCGGGGGACACCCTGTCGGAGATCGCCGACAGCCACCGCCAGGCGGGCGGCTGGCAGGCGCTGTACGAGCGCAACCGGCAGGTGATCGGCGCCGACCCGGGCCTGATCCTCCCCGGTCAGCGGCTCGCCCTCTGA